In Rissa tridactyla isolate bRisTri1 chromosome 2, bRisTri1.patW.cur.20221130, whole genome shotgun sequence, a single window of DNA contains:
- the LRRC3B gene encoding leucine-rich repeat-containing protein 3B, whose protein sequence is MHLVDLWLTRSLSMCLLLQSFVLMILCFHSASMCPKGCLCSHSGGLNVSCSNANLKEIPRDLPPETVLLYLDSNQITSIPNEIFKDLHQLRVLNLSKNGIEFIDEHAFKGVAETLQTLDLSDNRIQSVHKNAFNNLKARARIANNPWHCDCTLQQVLRSMASNHETANNVICKTSVLDEHAGRPFLNAANDADLCNLPKKTTDYAMLVTMFGWFTMVISYVVYYVRQNQEDARRHLEYLKSLPSRQKKPDEADDISTVV, encoded by the coding sequence ATGCATTTGGTAGACCTGTGGTTAACTCGTTCCCTCTCCATGTGTCTGCTCTTACAAAGTTTTGTCCTCATGATACTGTGCTTTCATTCTGCCAGTATGTGCCCGAAAGGCTGCCTCTGTTCTCACTCCGGAGGTCTGAACGTCAGCTGTAGCAATGCGAACCTCAAGGAAATACCCAGAGATCTTCCTCCAGAAACAGTCTTACTTTATTTGGACTCCAATCAGATAACATCAATCCCCAATGAAATTTTTAAGGACTTGCACCAACTGAGAGTCCTCAATTTATCAAAAAACGGGATTGAGTTTATAGATGAACATGCCTTCAAAGGGGTGGCAGAAACCTTGCAGACTCTGGATTTGTCCGACAACCGGATTCAAAGTGTGCACAAAAACGCTTTCAACAACTTAAAGGCCAGAGCCAGAATTGCAAACAATCCCTGGCACTGTGACTGCACGCTGCAGCAGGTGTTGAGGAGCATGGCCTCCAACCACGAGACAGCCAACAACGTCATCTGCAAGACTTCTGTGCTGGATGAACATGCGGGGAGACCGTTCCTCAACGCTGCCAATGATGCTGACCTCTGCAACCTTCCTAAAAAGACTACCGATTACGCCATGCTGGTCACCATGTTTGGCTGGTTCACCATGGTGATCTCGTACGTGGTTTATTACGTCCGGCAAAACCAGGAGGATGCAAGGAGGCACCTTGAGTACTTGAAATCCCTGCCAAGCAGGCAAAAGAAACCAGATGAAGCCGATGACATTAGCACTGTGGTATAG